A single Chryseobacterium sp. DNA region contains:
- a CDS encoding GNAT family protein, giving the protein MEFPVLETERLLLRQLTADDSQDLFEYFSQDEVMEYYDLETFKTEEDARQIIRHFNTAFEKGKGFRWALELKSEKKVIGTCGYHNWYREHFKAEIGYELNPLYWRQSYMKEAILPILTFGFETMRLHRVDAFIDPSNISSEKLLTSLNFCKEGTLKDYFFEKGKFVDATIFGLINK; this is encoded by the coding sequence ATGGAATTTCCTGTTTTAGAAACTGAAAGACTTCTTTTGCGGCAACTGACGGCTGATGACTCCCAAGATCTGTTTGAATATTTCTCTCAGGATGAAGTCATGGAATACTATGATCTGGAAACCTTCAAAACGGAGGAAGATGCCCGGCAAATTATTCGGCATTTCAATACTGCATTTGAAAAGGGAAAAGGATTCCGATGGGCATTGGAATTAAAATCCGAAAAAAAAGTAATCGGCACCTGTGGGTATCACAACTGGTACCGTGAGCATTTCAAAGCAGAAATCGGATACGAACTCAACCCGCTATACTGGAGGCAGTCTTATATGAAAGAAGCCATTCTTCCTATCCTGACATTTGGTTTTGAAACCATGAGGCTCCACCGGGTAGATGCTTTTATAGACCCCTCCAATATTTCTTCTGAAAAGCTGTTAACGTCTCTGAATTTCTGCAAAGAAGGAACGTTGAAAGATTATTTTTTCGAAAAAGGGAAATTCGTAGATGCAACAATCTTCGGATTGATTAATAAATAA
- the mutS gene encoding DNA mismatch repair protein MutS: MAKSKKETPLMTQYNTIKAKYPDALLLFRVGDFYETFGQDAVKTSQILGIVLTKRANGEGSIELAGFPHHSVDSYLPKLVRAGMRVAICDQLEDPKMVKGIVKRGVTELVTPGVTFNDQVLNSKKNNFLLSLHKEKEKYGIALVDISTGEFLVSEGNLDKLLHIINTFDPSEIVFQRSVQIPGQIKNKNAFKLEDWAFQYNFAYEKLTGHFKTTSLKGFGVENLPLAITAAGAIFAYLVEDTHHNLLSHITKLQIIPQEDYLMMDNFTLRNLEIVYSSNPQGKSLLDIIDKTSTPMGGRLLRRRIILPLKSVDEIMRRLSLIDFLNENDSLKYEICQLLKSISDLDRLMGKLAAEKISPKELGYLRQSLVNIHKIKGLLHPHAEVLVWLEPLYDLEELITFLQNNLNEELPVSLAKGNVIKEGVSEELDRLRGLQSKGRGFLDEMCQREIERTGISSLKIDFNNVFGYYIEVRNTHKDKVPGDWLRKQTLVNAERYITEELKEYENQILGAEEKIGVLENELYRNVCAETMVYIDQIQGNSNIIAQLDVAVGLSELAVSESYTKPILNDGYAIDLKEARHPIIENALPLGEKYIPNDIFLDKDSQQIIMVTGPNMAGKSAILRQTAIVCLLAQIGSFVPAKHAEIGLLDKIFTRVGATDNISAGESTFMVEMNEAANILNNISERSLILLDEIGRGTSTYDGVSIAWAIAEYLHQHPSQAKTLFATHYHELNEMTVNFERVKNFHVSIQENKGNIIFLRKLIPGGSEHSFGIHVAKLAGMPAKVVNRANEILKTLEASRTQGAGTSESIKRVTEENMQLSFFQLDDPVLENIREELTKIDINTLTPIEALMKLNAIKKMIGG, encoded by the coding sequence ATGGCAAAATCGAAGAAGGAAACTCCATTAATGACTCAGTACAATACCATCAAGGCTAAATACCCTGATGCGCTTTTACTTTTCAGAGTAGGGGATTTTTATGAAACTTTTGGGCAGGATGCCGTGAAAACATCCCAGATTCTGGGAATTGTTCTAACCAAAAGAGCAAACGGGGAAGGCAGTATAGAACTGGCTGGGTTTCCCCATCATTCGGTAGATTCCTATCTCCCGAAATTGGTAAGAGCGGGAATGAGAGTGGCGATCTGTGATCAGCTTGAAGATCCTAAAATGGTTAAAGGGATTGTAAAAAGAGGAGTAACGGAACTGGTGACTCCCGGAGTTACATTCAATGATCAGGTCTTAAATTCCAAAAAGAACAACTTCCTGCTTTCTTTACACAAAGAAAAGGAGAAATACGGAATTGCTCTTGTAGACATCTCTACAGGAGAGTTTCTGGTGAGTGAAGGAAATCTGGATAAGCTGCTGCATATCATCAATACTTTTGATCCGAGTGAAATTGTCTTCCAGAGAAGCGTACAGATTCCCGGGCAGATTAAAAATAAAAATGCGTTTAAACTTGAAGACTGGGCTTTTCAGTATAATTTTGCCTACGAAAAACTAACCGGTCACTTTAAGACCACTTCTTTAAAAGGATTTGGAGTAGAAAACCTGCCATTGGCCATTACGGCAGCAGGAGCCATTTTTGCCTATCTGGTAGAAGATACCCATCACAATTTATTGTCCCATATTACAAAACTCCAGATCATCCCGCAGGAGGATTACCTGATGATGGACAACTTTACGTTAAGAAACCTGGAAATTGTATATTCGAGCAACCCACAGGGAAAATCACTGCTGGACATTATTGATAAAACATCCACTCCCATGGGAGGAAGATTATTGAGAAGGAGAATCATCCTTCCTTTAAAATCTGTGGATGAGATTATGAGACGGCTTTCCCTGATTGATTTCTTAAACGAAAATGACAGTCTGAAATATGAAATCTGCCAGTTATTAAAGTCGATTTCAGATTTGGACCGGTTAATGGGAAAACTGGCAGCAGAAAAAATTTCACCTAAAGAATTGGGATATCTGCGTCAGAGTTTAGTGAATATTCATAAAATAAAAGGGCTTTTACATCCCCATGCTGAGGTATTGGTGTGGCTGGAGCCTTTATATGACCTGGAAGAACTGATTACGTTTTTACAGAACAATTTAAATGAAGAGCTTCCGGTAAGCCTGGCCAAAGGAAATGTTATCAAAGAAGGAGTTTCCGAAGAGCTGGACCGATTAAGAGGGCTTCAAAGCAAAGGCCGTGGTTTCCTTGATGAAATGTGCCAGAGAGAGATTGAAAGAACAGGAATCTCAAGCCTTAAAATCGATTTTAATAATGTTTTCGGATATTATATTGAAGTCAGAAATACACATAAAGATAAAGTTCCCGGTGACTGGCTCAGAAAACAGACATTGGTAAATGCGGAACGCTATATTACAGAAGAATTAAAAGAGTATGAAAATCAGATTCTGGGAGCGGAAGAGAAGATAGGGGTTCTTGAAAATGAACTTTACAGAAATGTATGTGCTGAAACGATGGTTTATATAGACCAGATTCAGGGAAATTCCAATATCATTGCTCAGCTTGACGTTGCTGTAGGATTGTCGGAACTGGCAGTTTCTGAAAGTTATACAAAACCTATTCTGAATGACGGCTATGCCATTGATCTGAAAGAAGCAAGACACCCGATTATTGAAAATGCCCTTCCGTTAGGAGAAAAATATATTCCGAACGATATCTTTTTAGATAAGGATTCCCAGCAGATCATTATGGTTACAGGGCCTAACATGGCCGGTAAATCAGCCATTCTGCGTCAGACGGCTATTGTATGCCTGCTGGCCCAGATCGGAAGCTTTGTCCCGGCAAAACATGCTGAAATCGGATTGCTGGATAAGATCTTTACCAGGGTAGGAGCCACGGATAATATCTCTGCAGGAGAATCTACTTTTATGGTAGAAATGAATGAGGCCGCCAATATTCTGAATAATATTTCGGAGCGTAGCCTTATCCTGCTGGACGAGATCGGCCGCGGAACTTCCACTTATGACGGAGTTTCTATTGCATGGGCTATTGCGGAATATCTTCATCAGCATCCTTCGCAGGCCAAAACCTTATTCGCGACCCATTACCATGAGCTGAATGAAATGACAGTGAATTTTGAACGCGTGAAAAATTTCCACGTCTCTATCCAGGAAAACAAAGGAAACATTATTTTCCTCAGAAAGCTGATTCCCGGAGGCAGTGAACACAGCTTCGGTATTCATGTGGCAAAGCTGGCCGGAATGCCGGCAAAAGTGGTAAACAGGGCCAATGAGATCCTTAAAACACTTGAAGCAAGCAGAACCCAGGGCGCGGGAACCTCTGAAAGCATCAAAAGAGTGACGGAAGAAAACATGCAGCTCTCTTTCTTCCAGCTGGATGATCCGGTTTTAGAGAATATCCGGGAAGAACTGACCAAGATAGATATCAATACTTTGACACCGATTGAAGCTTTAATGAAGCTCAATGCCATAAAAAAAATGATTGGAGGTTAA
- a CDS encoding TlpA disulfide reductase family protein: MKNLTSVLAVFLCCTIFKAQQKEVQVMKYEDLEKRIHQENDKLLAVNFWATTCAPCVKELPYFMEVNNKHTGNPKFKMLLVSLDRLVDKERVLRFIKNKNITAEVVLLDDIKRMNTWIPKFEKDWDGNIPVTIFYKNGEKAYFNDGEMSKEELEKIITENVQ, translated from the coding sequence ATGAAAAATTTGACATCAGTATTAGCTGTATTTCTGTGCTGCACAATTTTTAAAGCTCAACAGAAAGAAGTTCAGGTGATGAAATATGAAGATCTTGAAAAACGTATTCACCAGGAAAATGATAAACTTCTTGCCGTAAACTTTTGGGCAACTACGTGTGCGCCTTGTGTAAAGGAACTCCCTTATTTTATGGAGGTCAATAATAAACATACCGGAAATCCGAAATTTAAAATGCTCCTTGTTTCTCTGGACAGGCTGGTAGATAAAGAAAGGGTTTTAAGATTCATCAAAAACAAAAATATTACTGCTGAGGTGGTTCTGCTTGATGATATTAAAAGGATGAATACCTGGATTCCGAAATTTGAAAAAGACTGGGACGGGAATATTCCTGTTACCATTTTTTATAAAAACGGAGAGAAAGCCTATTTTAATGACGGCGAAATGAGCAAAGAGGAGCTTGAAAAAATAATTACAGAAAATGTACAATAA
- a CDS encoding thioredoxin family protein: MKNLKMLVAIGIVGFGLLSFTTAGHDKNVPRKEKTASVKGYEIGDEAVDFKLKNVDGNMVSLSDFKSSKGFIVVFTCNHCPYAKKYEDRIIELDKKFKDQGYPVIAINPNDPNVQPEDGYKQMVGRAKQRGFTFPYLVDEGQRIYPQYGATKTPHVFVLQKENGKNIVKYIGAIDNNYDNPKEVSEYYVQDAVNALIKGEPVKMTKTVAIGCTIKVKK, translated from the coding sequence ATGAAAAATCTGAAAATGTTAGTAGCCATAGGTATTGTTGGCTTTGGGCTGTTAAGCTTTACAACAGCTGGCCATGATAAAAATGTACCCAGGAAAGAAAAGACGGCTTCCGTAAAGGGATATGAAATAGGAGATGAAGCCGTAGATTTTAAGCTTAAAAATGTTGACGGAAACATGGTTTCTTTAAGTGATTTTAAAAGCTCAAAAGGGTTTATTGTCGTATTCACGTGCAACCACTGCCCGTATGCAAAGAAATATGAAGACAGGATCATTGAGTTGGATAAAAAATTTAAGGACCAGGGGTATCCGGTGATTGCTATAAATCCTAACGACCCGAATGTACAGCCTGAAGACGGATATAAGCAAATGGTCGGCAGAGCAAAGCAGAGAGGCTTTACCTTCCCGTATCTGGTGGATGAAGGACAGAGAATTTATCCGCAATATGGAGCAACGAAGACTCCTCATGTTTTTGTATTGCAGAAAGAGAATGGGAAAAATATCGTAAAATATATTGGAGCTATTGACAATAATTATGACAACCCGAAAGAGGTATCGGAATATTATGTTCAGGATGCCGTGAATGCCCTGATCAAGGGTGAGCCGGTGAAAATGACCAAAACAGTTGCCATTGGATGTACGATCAAAGTAAAGAAATAA
- a CDS encoding DUF2809 domain-containing protein, with protein MKFKFSLKYLLLTLLILLVEVLIATKLSGIFFVRAYLGDVIVVMLLYTFVKTFIEINDRKLIGGILIFSCFIESAQYFNIAEKLGFRPGSLMYIVIGNSFSWIDILCYAAGCLLLYLFVRMTVPKNVTAASHP; from the coding sequence ATGAAATTTAAATTCAGCCTGAAATATCTTCTTCTGACCCTGCTTATTTTGCTGGTGGAAGTATTAATTGCCACTAAGCTCAGCGGTATTTTCTTTGTAAGAGCTTATCTCGGTGATGTCATTGTCGTGATGCTTCTCTATACGTTTGTAAAGACCTTTATTGAGATAAATGATCGGAAACTGATCGGAGGAATCCTGATTTTCTCCTGTTTTATTGAATCCGCCCAATATTTCAATATTGCAGAAAAACTAGGCTTCCGGCCTGGAAGCCTGATGTATATCGTGATCGGAAATTCTTTTTCTTGGATTGATATTCTATGTTATGCCGCCGGATGCTTATTGCTGTATCTCTTTGTAAGGATGACCGTACCGAAAAATGTAACCGCAGCTTCTCATCCCTAA
- a CDS encoding YARHG domain-containing protein, protein MKILNYTLISLLAVCLASCKKDGKINESGKDSLTAKKDSVAVPEVHKEYYGIYTGEFAGMEKVVDETDGSEYDVNNYKRISLKINRITKDSVYGQSIVNGNQRPFRGVFNEASASFVLDEPGNDKTDGRFEVKLKGDSLTGKWNAFNKTSVKAPSKTLKLTKKEFVYNPNFMLDKDSDLVDWSDSKEFTEKYTDEETGKTERYKTTKNRVASEAIFKLNASKQKLTEKDLKNLRKLDLEIIKNSVFARHGYSFKKETYRNFFEQTDWYIPVSGNVDQDLSPMEKENVALLNRFIKYAEDQYDSFGR, encoded by the coding sequence ATGAAAATTTTAAATTACACTCTTATTTCTTTACTGGCTGTTTGTTTGGCAAGCTGCAAAAAAGACGGAAAGATTAATGAATCGGGGAAAGATTCCCTTACAGCAAAAAAAGACTCCGTGGCCGTTCCTGAAGTTCATAAAGAATATTACGGAATCTATACCGGTGAATTTGCCGGAATGGAAAAGGTAGTGGACGAAACGGACGGCTCGGAATATGATGTCAATAACTATAAAAGAATTTCTTTAAAGATCAACAGAATTACAAAGGACAGCGTTTACGGACAAAGTATCGTTAATGGGAACCAGCGCCCGTTCAGAGGAGTTTTCAATGAGGCTTCAGCATCTTTTGTACTGGATGAACCCGGAAATGATAAAACAGACGGAAGATTTGAGGTAAAACTGAAAGGTGACAGCTTAACCGGAAAGTGGAATGCCTTTAATAAAACATCAGTAAAAGCCCCTTCAAAAACACTTAAACTGACTAAAAAAGAGTTTGTTTACAATCCCAACTTTATGCTGGATAAGGATTCTGACCTGGTAGACTGGTCAGATTCTAAAGAGTTTACTGAAAAATATACGGATGAGGAAACCGGAAAGACAGAAAGGTATAAAACAACTAAAAACCGTGTAGCCTCTGAAGCGATATTCAAACTGAATGCATCCAAGCAGAAATTAACGGAAAAAGATCTTAAAAACTTAAGAAAGCTGGATCTTGAGATCATCAAAAATTCAGTATTTGCAAGACACGGCTATTCCTTTAAAAAAGAAACCTACAGAAACTTCTTTGAGCAGACGGATTGGTACATTCCGGTTTCCGGCAATGTGGACCAAGATCTGTCTCCTATGGAAAAAGAAAATGTGGCATTACTGAACCGTTTTATCAAGTATGCGGAAGATCAATACGACAGCTTTGGAAGATAG
- a CDS encoding DUF2306 domain-containing protein — MLKITIEYIPFNPEVSFLMIKQTEVVERPEYLTFFYTHVYTGIFVLLSGFLAILRKDFGLKNVHRNMGKVYIFLILVLAAPSGIYMGIFANGGILSKVSFVILGFLWWFSTFKAYQQARQKKFKEHKQWMWRSFAFTLSAITLRMWKVIIVYLFHPNPMDVYQIIAWLGWIPNILIIEFLITKKQI; from the coding sequence ATGCTGAAAATCACCATAGAATATATTCCTTTTAATCCTGAAGTCAGTTTTCTCATGATCAAACAGACAGAAGTTGTAGAAAGACCGGAGTATCTTACGTTTTTCTATACTCATGTTTATACCGGTATTTTTGTGCTTCTTTCAGGATTTCTGGCCATTCTCAGAAAGGATTTTGGATTAAAAAACGTCCACCGGAATATGGGAAAAGTATATATTTTTCTCATCCTGGTCCTGGCTGCCCCTTCAGGAATTTATATGGGGATATTTGCCAACGGAGGTATTTTATCTAAAGTTTCGTTTGTTATTTTAGGCTTTTTATGGTGGTTTTCAACGTTTAAAGCGTATCAGCAGGCAAGACAGAAAAAGTTTAAAGAACACAAGCAGTGGATGTGGAGGAGTTTTGCTTTTACATTATCTGCCATTACGCTGAGAATGTGGAAAGTTATTATCGTATATTTATTTCATCCCAATCCTATGGATGTCTATCAGATCATTGCATGGCTGGGCTGGATCCCCAATATCCTTATTATTGAATTTTTAATCACAAAAAAACAGATATGA
- a CDS encoding thioesterase family protein, producing the protein MIFYHKFEVRWSDLDANKHLANSSYVQYCAQARMAFMTKEKMGVTQLSRWGIGPVILHERYSFFKEIYADQTVIVSVEIDGCSEDSSIYRFLHKFYTPDGVHCATSEATGVWIDMMLRKMTTPPDDVVEAMNKYKSPETVVLSKEDFKKLPFHPNNIDPAEFTK; encoded by the coding sequence ATGATTTTCTACCATAAATTTGAAGTGCGATGGAGCGATCTTGATGCCAATAAGCATTTAGCCAATTCATCTTATGTACAATACTGTGCCCAAGCCAGAATGGCTTTTATGACGAAAGAGAAAATGGGAGTAACCCAGTTAAGCAGATGGGGAATCGGTCCGGTGATCCTGCACGAAAGATATTCTTTCTTCAAAGAGATCTATGCTGATCAGACAGTAATTGTAAGTGTGGAAATAGACGGATGCTCGGAAGATTCTTCCATCTACCGTTTCCTGCACAAATTCTATACACCGGATGGTGTACACTGTGCAACCTCGGAAGCTACAGGTGTATGGATTGATATGATGCTTAGAAAAATGACCACTCCGCCAGATGATGTAGTGGAAGCAATGAATAAATATAAGAGCCCGGAAACGGTGGTATTATCGAAAGAAGATTTTAAAAAGCTTCCTTTCCATCCAAACAATATTGACCCGGCAGAATTTACTAAATAA
- the thiL gene encoding thiamine-phosphate kinase, whose amino-acid sequence MFEDKSQELTPISKLGEFGLIKHLTAHFPLSNESSELGVGDDAAVINPDNKKVVLTTDVLAEGVHFNLGYVPLKHLGYKAVVVNLSDIAAMNAVPTQILVSLAVSNRFPVEALEEIYSGIQAACTRYKVDLIGGDTTSSNSGLVMSITAVGIENDENIVKRSGAKPNDLLVVSGDLGGAYMGLQILEREHAVYLANPNMQPEMEGYDYILERQLKPEARTDVKTILEELDIKPTSMIDISDGLASEILHLSDQSKVGFRLYEEKIPMDSLTISTADEMNLNPVMTALSGGEDYELLFTISPNDFDKIKNHPDFTIIGHSVEKEDGNFMVARGSNQLVALTAQGWDAFLGSRQNG is encoded by the coding sequence ATGTTTGAAGATAAATCACAGGAGCTGACGCCCATTTCGAAATTAGGGGAATTCGGTCTTATTAAGCATTTGACAGCGCATTTTCCGCTATCCAATGAGTCTTCGGAGCTTGGAGTAGGAGATGATGCAGCGGTTATTAATCCTGATAACAAAAAAGTAGTTCTTACAACAGATGTGCTGGCAGAAGGAGTGCACTTTAATCTGGGGTATGTGCCTTTAAAGCATTTGGGATATAAAGCAGTGGTGGTGAACCTCAGCGATATTGCCGCTATGAATGCTGTTCCTACCCAGATATTGGTTTCTCTTGCGGTTTCCAACCGTTTTCCGGTGGAAGCTTTAGAAGAAATCTATTCCGGGATTCAGGCCGCTTGTACAAGATATAAAGTTGATTTGATTGGAGGAGATACTACAAGCTCCAATTCAGGGTTGGTGATGAGTATTACTGCTGTAGGAATTGAAAATGATGAGAATATCGTAAAAAGAAGCGGAGCAAAACCGAATGATCTCCTTGTGGTGAGTGGCGACCTGGGTGGAGCGTATATGGGATTGCAGATTCTGGAGAGAGAGCATGCTGTTTATCTTGCCAACCCGAATATGCAGCCAGAAATGGAAGGGTATGATTATATCCTGGAAAGACAGCTGAAACCTGAAGCAAGAACCGACGTTAAAACGATTTTGGAGGAACTGGACATTAAACCAACTTCTATGATTGATATCTCTGATGGTTTAGCTTCTGAGATCCTGCACCTTTCTGACCAGTCAAAAGTAGGATTCAGATTATATGAAGAAAAAATCCCAATGGACAGTCTTACCATTTCTACTGCGGATGAAATGAATCTTAACCCAGTAATGACCGCATTAAGCGGTGGTGAAGACTATGAGCTGCTGTTTACCATCTCTCCGAATGATTTTGATAAGATAAAAAATCACCCTGATTTTACCATTATAGGGCATTCTGTAGAAAAAGAAGACGGAAACTTTATGGTAGCAAGAGGATCCAACCAGCTGGTAGCCCTTACGGCCCAGGGCTGGGATGCTTTTTTAGGAAGCCGGCAAAACGGATAA
- a CDS encoding AraC family transcriptional regulator yields MNLPEKNIPVHHLTSEEFQLSTLQTGHPENFNDIHRHNFFEIIWFGEVQENSSLELDFESHKLRNGQICIIAPGQVFNMKLRGEKGYVMAVTREIFKEACAIESILTGGTIPFSLDSESEKTCKSIISLIEQEYHGPLRLDLLKTYLRAFCIIIAEQINLQDSLQKDRQRIQELIILIEEYYTIHKDTDFYADKIKISSHHLNDIVRLSRATTVKKMIAQRLLLEAKRELSFGALTVKEVAFKLGFSDASYFSRFFKKHTGQSPDGFKSGNG; encoded by the coding sequence ATGAATTTACCAGAAAAAAATATTCCCGTTCATCACCTTACTTCAGAAGAATTTCAGCTTAGCACGCTGCAAACAGGGCATCCGGAGAATTTTAATGACATTCACCGGCACAATTTTTTTGAAATCATCTGGTTTGGTGAAGTTCAGGAAAACAGCAGCCTGGAACTGGATTTTGAAAGCCACAAACTCCGGAACGGGCAGATCTGCATTATTGCCCCCGGGCAGGTATTCAACATGAAACTTCGGGGAGAGAAAGGCTATGTAATGGCCGTGACAAGAGAGATATTTAAAGAAGCCTGTGCTATAGAATCTATACTTACCGGCGGAACGATACCTTTTTCTTTAGACAGTGAAAGTGAAAAGACCTGTAAGTCTATTATTTCGCTTATTGAGCAGGAATATCATGGGCCTTTAAGACTTGATCTGCTGAAAACCTACTTAAGAGCTTTTTGTATCATCATTGCAGAGCAGATCAATCTGCAGGACTCTTTACAAAAAGACAGGCAGCGTATCCAGGAGCTGATAATCCTGATAGAAGAGTATTATACCATTCATAAGGATACGGATTTTTATGCAGATAAAATAAAAATCAGTTCCCATCACCTTAATGATATTGTCCGGCTTTCCAGAGCGACCACTGTTAAGAAAATGATTGCACAGCGGCTTTTGCTTGAGGCCAAACGAGAACTTAGCTTTGGCGCTTTAACAGTGAAAGAAGTTGCTTTTAAATTAGGGTTTAGTGATGCTTCCTATTTTTCCCGATTTTTTAAAAAACATACAGGCCAGAGTCCCGATGGATTTAAGTCTGGGAATGGGTAA
- a CDS encoding multidrug effflux MFS transporter: MKNLNLVVFILALLNTLESLSIDLYLPAFPSMAQIFKTDIGHIQISISVFFAGFAFGQLLWGPLSDRKGRKPILYCGLLLFITGATAIFFTSNIYVLWAMRFLQAFGGSAGIVVGRAIVIDLYDKQKSIAIFSQQSQISGIAPIIAPLLGSVFLKFWGWNSSFAFLCIMGLITFFMVYKYVPETHVKTDLSTDAENERGLKDQLKMIITNRDFINSTMVGSIAFASLIIYISSAPFLFMELHGFSSGVFSFIFAFNSLALITAAYITPKLIKRINNSTLLFTATIVLLIVCALHILIAAGNIAVALEIAMLYLSLLAIGILFPITSAHALSPFKEGRGTAAALLGFTQLIITFLMSALIGFLEADSIIPMVVARAGMALIAVWFGYRIFKTRTVPV, from the coding sequence ATGAAGAATTTGAATTTGGTAGTGTTTATTCTGGCGCTACTCAACACGTTGGAGTCCCTGAGTATAGATCTTTACCTTCCTGCTTTCCCAAGTATGGCCCAAATTTTTAAAACCGATATCGGGCATATCCAGATCTCCATTTCTGTTTTCTTTGCCGGATTTGCTTTTGGACAGCTGCTATGGGGCCCGTTATCAGACAGAAAAGGGCGTAAACCCATTTTATATTGCGGCTTACTGCTTTTTATTACAGGAGCAACAGCCATATTTTTTACGTCCAATATTTATGTTTTATGGGCAATGCGTTTTCTGCAGGCTTTCGGAGGAAGTGCCGGCATTGTTGTCGGAAGAGCAATTGTGATTGATCTTTATGATAAACAGAAATCTATTGCCATTTTTTCCCAACAATCCCAGATCAGCGGTATTGCTCCCATCATTGCTCCGCTATTGGGGAGTGTATTCCTTAAATTCTGGGGATGGAACAGTTCGTTTGCCTTTTTATGCATCATGGGGCTTATCACTTTTTTTATGGTCTACAAATATGTTCCTGAAACCCATGTGAAAACTGATCTTTCCACTGATGCAGAGAATGAAAGAGGATTAAAAGACCAACTGAAAATGATCATCACCAATAGGGATTTTATCAACAGTACAATGGTGGGAAGTATTGCTTTTGCCTCTCTTATCATTTATATTTCAAGCGCTCCGTTTTTATTTATGGAGCTTCATGGATTTTCGAGCGGGGTTTTCAGTTTTATATTTGCTTTCAATTCATTAGCATTGATTACGGCAGCCTATATTACGCCTAAATTAATCAAAAGAATAAACAATTCAACTCTTTTATTCACAGCTACTATTGTTTTGCTGATTGTCTGTGCCCTCCATATTCTTATTGCGGCTGGAAATATTGCTGTAGCGCTGGAAATTGCAATGTTGTACCTGTCATTATTGGCGATAGGGATTTTATTTCCTATTACCTCAGCCCATGCCTTATCCCCCTTTAAAGAAGGGCGTGGAACTGCCGCTGCATTGCTTGGATTTACCCAGCTGATCATTACATTTTTAATGTCCGCGCTGATTGGCTTTTTAGAAGCAGACTCCATCATCCCGATGGTTGTGGCCCGCGCAGGAATGGCCTTGATCGCGGTCTGGTTTGGCTACCGCATTTTTAAGACTCGAACAGTACCCGTTTAA